TTGGATAATCCCGATGTTTGGTGGTGGGGCTTGGGAAACAATGGAGTGTTTTGGTGAAGTCTTTATGAGAAACTTTTGGTTAGGGAGGAGATTGATTTCCCATGTAATGCAATATGGGTTTCAAGTATACCGAGGAAGATGTGCTTTTTCACTTGGCTAACCACTAGAGGGGTGATTTTGACAGCAAAAAATCTTAGAAAACGGAAGATTGTTTGTGTCCGTTGGTGTTACAAGTGCAAGGAGGCGGGCGAGGACGTGGACCATATTCTTTTACATTGCAGGATTACCATGAGACTATGGCTAAGATGTGAGTAGCATGCATTGAAGATAATATGAGAGAATATAACTGGTCAATAGGTGTGGAACTATGGTGAGGGAAGGTGTTAAAATGATATGAGATAGACCTAAACTCACATCGAAGGAAATTACCTTTGTAGACCTACAATTTCTTGAAATCAATTCATCTTAGCTAAAGATAGGGcacaatagaagaaaaaagatATAACAAGGAGTCTAACATATCTGAAATAGCCACATGATCATCTCTATATTCAGATTTACACCAAAACTAAAGAGGAGAACACAGTCCATATCATTTTTTTGTATAGAGCTGCTTGTATCTTAATACACCTTTCTTGAAATTGACTTTCATTTTTGTAACAGTAGAACTAATCTTTGTGCTCCCGGTCAAAAACTCAGTGAAGTAATGATGAACTAATGATTGTTCATTCTCAGGGATGGTCCATTGCTGGTGATTGCATCTGGAAGAGATACGATCTCAATAGCTAGCTCCATTAAAAGATTGGCATCTGATAATGTTTTTGTTGTCCAGGTATTAAATCTGATGCTTCTGTGCGGTACATGTTTTTTCTGCAGATTGTTATAGTTGAGAGTCCATTTCACCACTTCCTCTCTCCTTTTTATCTTTTCACCTcttccttttttaaaatttatttattggtGGTGGGGTGACGACTTTCCTGCATCATTGGTGAAATAACTGGATAGTTTTTAGTCCCTGTAGAGATTAAAAAGAAGAGAGGAAATGGTGAAATGGACTTTCAACTGCAATAATTCCAAATCTTTGTTATAGAGGCGACAATCATTCGTAGGAAGAAGATATCTGTTGTAACAACTGATAGCTCGTGGGTAGGAACCCCTTGGATCCACAGGGGCTGAGGAAATATTAGTATTCTTCAAATAGGGTTGGTTAAATCATGCATACAGAAAGGTGAAAGCTTCCTAATTACAAGCCTAACTATGAATAACTTAGATTTTTATCAAACTAGTTCTGAATTATCTTGAATATATGCAGTATAACTCTGAACGGTTAAAAGACAAGGTTCCAAGAAGCATGTTTCATAACACAATCGAAACCAATTATCTATTTCTTGGCAATTGCCGATTTATTTCTTCACATGGTAGATTTTAATGTCTTCTGACATCCTCTTTTGCTTTCTAATACAAAAGAAGTTGTGCATTGTGACCCTTCTTCTCTACGGGATGTTTAACTCTCGTTGTTGGACAACTTGTTTATCTATGAACTTTCATCTACTGGTGGAATAGGAACTATGAACGAAGAAAATGAGTGAAGACTTTGATGAAAACTAGATCTTGCTTCATGGTTTACAACAGTTTCCATTTCTTTAGATATACTTGTATGTCtggttatcaaaaaaaaaaaaaaacttgcatGAGAAAGATGCGGTTTACTCTTGCAGTTTATTTTCTTTGATAAGTTAGTTTAGtcttgtagttttttttttctgtgtGCCTATTGGAGGCTCAAAGGcatattgaatttttttgtatagcttcctttttctttttcacagACAGAtacttaggggtcgtttggttgggaACAAGTTATCCCACCATAtatatgggataacttatctcatcaCTATGGGGTAAATGGTggaataagttatcccataCTTGGCAACCAAACaagacatcaaaattttatccctggactatttttttatcccaggactatttatttttatccctGCTTGAAAAGCTGTCTTCCCACTTCAAGCTATCTAGTTTTGGATGCGCAAGTCTGCATGTCAACAAACAATGTATCTGTTTTCTTTTGGCCCACTCTGTCAATCAGCTGCTATCACAAATTAGTACAATGGATGTTCTCCTGATAAGGATAACTGAAAGTTGATATGAGCTACAGTGGAACCAAAATGGTGTAGAAGAAATTAGGCTGCAAGTCTAGTGAAATTCCTTGTAGTGAATGTACACAATTGTTGTGTTTCTAAAAGCGAAAAGCGCAAAAAAGCATCAAGGTCTATGAGGCTTGAAGCAAAAAGCAAGAAGTGAAGCACAAAAGTCATAacattaaaaaatatcaaatatatatgaatttagtATTTTAATGATCAAATTACAACTATGCACCTAAGGGTGTAACCTAGTGGTCGATGAAGTGGGTTGAAAATTTTGAGATCTCAAGTTCAAATTTGTGCGTAGTCAAagactaggtgatttcttccatTTGTGCAAGCCTTTGACAGAGTTACCCGATACCCGTGCTAGTGGGAGGTAGTAGGTATCTTTTGAAATTAGTTGAGGTACGAGCAAACGGCGCGAAGACCCTGATATGAAAATGTTGATATTAATCCAACTCCTCAATTGAGATTCAAAGAATTAAATGCTTCTTGTTGGATCACTTTGTGCGTCACTATTTGAAGTGCACACTTCTATGAAACACATGACTTCGCCCATGAAGTGATAATCCCTTGCTTCGCATGGCAATGGCTTTTAGTAACACACACAAATCACATTTGGCAATTGTTATGGTTCCTTGTTTCCTGAGTGCTATGTAATGCTTTCCGTATTTATTTGTGTTGCCATATTTACTTCTGTACTTTTCATTTTCATACTGCTTTGATGTGCGTTACTTGAGCTGAGGGTTTTTCAGAAACAACCTTTCTACTTCCACGAGGTATGGGTAAGGTCAgggtacactctaccctccccagaccccacctatggaattacactgggtatgATATTGTTGCTGTTGTACACAAGTTGCTCTGACTAGAGATTTCCGAAGCTTTTGTGATCAAACGACTGGTTGACTCATGAAGGAATCCTTAATTTTCAGGACTGTTAATGGTAGCTGCTGGTTTTCCTGTTTAGTTCTGCAAAGAAAGCTGTTATTACATATTTCGATTGTATgccatgtatttttttttgtaaattcttGAATGTTTTTGGGTCTGGAGAATAAAATCTCATTTATTTGTCTCTGCTGCATTTTAACTTCAGATTCAGCATCCAAGGTCCCATTTGGACAGGTTCGACTTGGTAATCACCCCCAAGCATGACTATTACCCTTTAACTCCTCAAGGAAAGGAACAAGTTCCTCGTTTTTTGCACAAGTGGATAGCACCCTATGAACCACCTGATAAGCATGTTGTAGGTATCCTCAccatttatatttagttttagcatgtatatgtaatatatttcCGTGTTGAGAGTTTTTGTACCTAAATTGCTGagctatgattttttttcttctgaaaaGGTACTTACGGTAGGAGCTCTACATCGAGTTGATTTTGCTGCGCTTAGAGCTGCAGCCATCACCTGGCATGAAGAGTTTGCACCTTTGCCGAAGCCGTTATTGGTGGTCAACATTGGAGGCCCTACAAGTACGATGTTTCTTCAATCCAAATGACTAATATCCTTTGATTGCAAAATCGAACATCATAACTTCACTTTgttaaagaaaggaaagtacGAAAATACAGGCTGAAATAACATGATATATGAATTGGAATAAACTTCGTACAAAAAGATGAGGCTGAAATAACATGAGATTTGAATTGAAATAAACTTCTTCTTCCATGTCAAGCAGCCAGGTCGGTTTGTGTAGATTTATTGTGTTTTAATTCTTTCTGCTGAATATCTTCTTGGGTGAACTGTGTGATCTTTATCCATGGGTTTCTGTATTGCTTGGTTCCAAAATTTTGTGCTTTTTTATTGTTGCTGCTCAACATCTGCTTGAGTGGACTATATTTTATCTTCATAACTGGGTTTATAACGCTTGGTTCACAGTTTGAGGATACTTGTAACCCAGTTTATTGTCTGTTCCAATCTGTCATAAATGAGTATCATTCCTTTTCGATGGATAGTATCTGTATAGTTTAATCATCTTTGTTGCATGGTTTGCATGTTATTTTGGAGACTTCCCAAAAGGAAAGATATTTTTGAATCTTGCATTTCTATCTTCAGTTATTAAGTGGTCTCGGAAAACTAAGACTTTTATGGGAATTCATGAAATTTTATCAGGATTGTAGAGTATGATTATTTTGTTCTTTATCTATCCCTTTGTGGTAGCTTCTTCTTCGCAGCTAGGTTCATGTGTATACATTTTATATCATTCCTGGATTATGGTTAGGATACTGCAGATATGGGGCAGACCTTATTAAGCAATTAACAGCCTCCCTTCACAATGTCCTTGCGAACTGTGGGAGTGTAAGAGTCTCGTTCTCCAGAAGGACACCAGAAAAGGTATTTTTACAGTGTGTTTCAAATTATACCAATTTGTAACATGTTTCATGTGTTTGACACTATTGGCATTGTTGATTTCTTGTAGCATTCCAAAATCGTGGTCAAAGAGCTTGGTATGGATCCAAAAGTACACATTTGGAATGGTGAAGGTGACTCAGACATTATAATCTGTATTGGTTTTGTGTAGTTCTAGTTTTATTTGGATGATCATCTAATAgatatttttcttaaatcttCAGAGCCAAATCCACACATGGGGCATCTGGCTTGGGCTGATGTTTTTGTCATCACAGCAGATTCAGTTAGCATGTTGAGTGAGGCTTGCAGTACTGGGTATGTCTGGCTATTAGCTCAGCTGCTGTTGGTGATCTAGTATTTCTGTACATGTTTTTCTTTAAAACTTTATTGTGATTCATACCTTCCTTTCCAGGAAGCCTGTGTATGTAGTTGGAGCTGAACGCTGTACATGGAAGTTCACAGATTTCCACAAGGCACTTAGAGAGAGGGGACTGACTAGGCCATTCACAGGACTTGAGGATGTAAGGATCCCTTGCTCCTTTCTCCTTCTTTATGGATAAAATGGGGGAACTTGTAACTTGAGAAATACATTGGGTGCTTCTTTACAAACTAAATTGATGATTCTTGTTCAGAGTAGTTGATAATTGTGATGACATTCTGCCTTGAGAAAAAGGAAGATTGTTCTTCAATACAGGCATGCCTAGACAATGCTAGGTGCTTGTGCGGCCAAACTTCTCTTTCTCGTCAGTACGAGCATTTGGGCTTGATGGGATGGTGGTTTATTTAGAATATGGTTGGTGTGTTTATTCTTGTGTGTTTACATGGTATTGTTTCCATGAGTGGAATAGTGAGGAGTCACCTAAGAAGTGTGTTTCGAGAATGAGCTTTACAGGAAGACATCTGGATTGGTCATGCTGAAAATGTTCTGAGATACTTAGATGATTTGCTTGTGGAAGCATATATGGTTTATGGGGCAATTACTTAGATGTACATTTTGTGCTACAAGCCTATCTGATAGAAAAGAATCCTAAATCTTGAACCAATCTTACCTGGATCGCAAATCCCAAGTTTGTCAGTGGATCTACTTGTATTAGTGTCTATAATTGATTTCTTCTATGCAATACTAGTCGATAGGACTCGTTGATAAGTGCTGCATGGATGATTGAATGACACTATCAAATTATGTCGATACGTCCACATATTATGGGTAGTGTTGGAGACATCTCTATTTTTTCCCTAGTGAATTCCACTACTTAGCTTTCAATCCACGtcatgaaaaattggaaaaacgATTCATTTCCCCCATATAAAGAATTGCATTTGCTTGTTTGAATATGTCTAATGTGCTTTATTACTTTCCCCATAAAGAAGAAAGAATTCTCGAGATGCC
This region of Solanum dulcamara chromosome 9, daSolDulc1.2, whole genome shotgun sequence genomic DNA includes:
- the LOC129902405 gene encoding mitochondrial fission protein ELM1, whose protein sequence is MKPIRLPEPPASPRAMGGVPDIFEGGVHGVIRRAVVIGNGFTASENQSIGLVQALGLSDKHTLYRVTRPRGGVNEWLHWLPVSFHKRLYYIISQICWILFRRRARKLGTLPMENGGNVGLSSILEADVKSIVRMARETFEKDGPLLVIASGRDTISIASSIKRLASDNVFVVQIQHPRSHLDRFDLVITPKHDYYPLTPQGKEQVPRFLHKWIAPYEPPDKHVVLTVGALHRVDFAALRAAAITWHEEFAPLPKPLLVVNIGGPTRYCRYGADLIKQLTASLHNVLANCGSVRVSFSRRTPEKHSKIVVKELGMDPKVHIWNGEEPNPHMGHLAWADVFVITADSVSMLSEACSTGKPVYVVGAERCTWKFTDFHKALRERGLTRPFTGLEDISESWSYPPLNDTAVAAARVNEALAERGWKIKA